The stretch of DNA TTGAGTGATTTTTTTATTTCTATGATTTTAGAGTCTATCTTTTTTGCCCTGTCCAGCGACGACTTGTATTTTTGGTATGATTCCAAGTATTTTGATTCGTAGAACAAGCCATCTGCCTGAGATTGTAATAGTTCGGCGTCACTTTGGAATTTTTTTGCGGCAAAGAGATGTTCTTCTGCCTTTTTCATCTCTGCCTGGGATGCCTTGTTTGTGGCCCAAGTAGAATTGACAAACGGCGCTATTGCCGATATAGAGTTTTTTGTAGAATACAGCTTTTTGTCCGAGCTTGTCTGGAGTGTGGTTGCCTTTGCTTTCCAGTCTACTTGCTTTGCCAGAGTTGTTGCCTTGAGAGGCGTCCTAGAGGCAAGCCATGACTCGTAATTTTCAATTTGTGGATACATAATGTCAGTTGGGTCTGTGCTGTGTTGCAATCCAATTGCATGTCCTAGCTCGTGCTTGGTTATTTCCAAGGCATACTCAGGCGATACTAGGTTCCATTTTTTGTCCTTGAAATAGCCAAGAGTAATTGTCAGCCGTGGTTTTCCGTATTCGTTTAGCGTGTTGCTGCTATAGTAGCCCAGCTTGCCGGAATCATACTGGCTTGCCCACTCTAGGACAAAGTCTGCCTGGTCCTGGTATGGTACTTTTTCAATTACAAGACCCGGATTTTTTTGCTGCCAGAACTGGATTGCCTTGTCTAGGATGTCTCCAAACGACTTTTGCCAGTGAGGAGGCATTTTCTGCACATACATTTTGTATGTTTGGGCATCCGCCATACCGACAAAAATCCACGACAGTGCAAATACTGCAATTAATCCGTAGACTAGCTTCACTAGCATATTATGATACAAGTCCCAAATAAAATAGTGCTGTGTTATTTTGCAGGCTCACGAAACGACTGGTTTGAAAAGCTCACAGATATTGTATCCGGATTGTTTGCCGCAATGAAAAATTCTCCAGACTTGCAGGTCTTGGGCATTATTAGGCCCCACATTGTGACTTGGACTACGTCTCGGTCTGATCTTAGTTCCAGATCAGGCGAATAGAGTTTTTCTGCGCCGGCGCAGACTTGGACTCCAACTATATGCCAGATGTGCAGTGTTCTGGGTTTTGATATGCTGATTATTTTTGCAGATTTTGCATCTAGTGGTGCATTGAGATCCTTGATGTCTTTTTTTATTTGGGTTTTTACTGGCTTTGCCTCTACAAATTGTATGGAAAACACGGCAAGTACTAGTAATATTGTCAGGGTGATTCCGCTTGCCTTCATGTTGGATTAGTATGACAAAATATGATTTAAGATTTTTTGGAAAACCCAGACTTGATTTTGTTTCTAATTATAATAATTGCAAGGGTGGGCATCACTAGGTAGATTCCGGCATTGAGCAGAATTATTCCAATTCCATAGCCGAGCAGCTCTGATTCTGAATCTATATCGGCATGGCTTAGAATTGACAGAGTGGAAAGCATCGGGGCGATTGTTGTCTTTACAATTTCCCTGAAAATAGGACTCTGCCTTTCCAAGTCTGCTATGCCAGGACTAAATGAATAATAGAATTCATTGAATCCGGCCATGAAAGCTGTGCCTGAGTTTGTGCTAAACAAGACGTTGTCTCTGATTTCTCTTAATGTCTGGACCTGTGGTGCAAGCTCTGTTCCATGGGCAGCAGTTGCAATGAGACATCCGCCTCCAAACGGTCCAGAGTCCTCATCTGGGATGCAAACTCCTTTTTCCAGATGTGTTCCCTCTCCACACACCATGACAGGTGGCTCAGGTTCTGGCAGTCCAACTACTTCATAGATTGTCTTTCCAGGAAAGTTCCTATCAAACCAGGCCTTGTATGCGGCCTCTGAGTTGTATCTATCAACATATGACTGAGGGTCTTTGGTAGGATCTGGAAATCCCGGAATGTGCGTTTGTGGCCCTTGATCTATTGGCTCTGGGTCGACTATTGGTTCTGGCTCTGGCGCAACAATGCAGCTTTGCGTATTTTCATCAAATATTGTTCCAGCACCACATTGTGTTGGTTCCGGCTTTGGTTCGGGCTTTGGCTGCTCGGCAGTCTGCAGTGTTACAACATTTGATGCAACACTTGCCCCAGCTGGATTTAGTGCATATACGCGATACGAGTATGTGTTTGCCAATAACCCAGTATGAGAATATGTGGTGCTCGTAGTCTTGGCAGTCAATGTGCGGTATTGGTCAGAGCCGATCTTGTACTCTATTGTATAGCCAGTAATTGATGCACCACCTGTATTAGTGGGTGTTGTCCAGTATAGGTTGATCTGGTTTGGAGAGGCCAAATTTGCAGAAAGTGTTGGTGGTGATGGAGGCTTGGAAGTAACAGGGGTTGCAGGTGGTACAGTATCCAGTGTTGCAGTAGCCGATGCCTCTGATGACGCAAGACTTGTTCCAGATGATGTTATAGTGTAAATTCTATAGACGTGTGTTACGCCGGTTGTAACTCCAGCATGAGAATACTTTGTGGTGGCATTTTGAGTAGAGGTCAACGTTTCGAATTGTCCTGGGCCCTTTTTGACTTCGATTTTGTATCCCACTATACCATTCGATGTTGGTGCCTTCCAGGTAAGGTCTATCCTAGTTGGTGAATATGGAGTGGCAACAATGTTTGTTGGCGGATTTACTGTACTTGAGGTCGTGCTTTGTGATGGTGGAATGGCATTGGATGTTGATAGTGGTGTTGCGGTGGCGTCTGCAGATCTTGGACTAGCGCCAAGTGTGAAATGGGCAGAGACTACATACGTGTAGGTCTGACCGGTTGTCAACCCAGATATTGTGTAGCTGGTGGCAGTTCCTGCATTTTCTTGCAGCACCACATAGCTGTCTTGGCCTACCTTTTGCTCTATTTTGTATCCGGTAATGGACTGCTTGTAGGTCTGCGATGGTGGGACCCATGTCAGCGTAATTGCAGTTGGAGAAACGGCGGTTGCAGTAACTGTAGGTGTTGTTGTTTCCTTGGGTGTCGCAGAGGTTTCGCTTTGCGTTCCTGTACCTACCGAGTTTACGGCAGATACTCTGTAATAGTATGTGGTGCCTGTTGTCAGGCCAGTATGCGAAAATGATGTTGTGGTGTTCTGCGAGTTTGAGACCAGTGTTTCAAAAGAGCCGCTTCCTTTCTTTGCCTCTATTTTGTAACCAATAACTGGCGAGCCGCCATTATTTGATGGTGCGCCCCATGACAAATTTACTTGGGTTGGAGATGCTGCGGTTGCAACAAGCGAGGTCACAGAGCCCGGCACGCTTGCAGACTGGGACGACCCAGTTGGGGTGGCAGATGTCTCTGAGGATGGCGAACTAGTTCCTATTTGATTTATTGCAGACACTCGGTACACATATGTGGTGCCAGAACTCAGGCCGGTGTGCGAGTAGCTGGTGGATGCGGTGCCGGTGTTTGCAACCAGATTAGAAAACGCTCCCGAGCCGGACTTGTATTCTATTTTGTAGCCGGTAATCGCATATCCACCGTTGTTGGATGGTGCCGACCAAGAAAGGTTTACCTGGGTTGCCGAGCTTGCAGTGGCAACCAATCCTGTCGGGGCACTTGGAACACTAGAGCTTGACGACGATGTAGGAGTTGTGGATGTCTCGGATGATGCGGAACTAGTGCCAATGGAGTTGATTGCAGATACGCGATATGTGTATGTGGTGCCTGTTGTCAGGCCAGTATGGGAATAAGTTGTGGCGGTGTTGCCGGTGTTTGATACCAGATTAGAATAGCTGCCAGAGCCGGACTTTACTTCAATTTTGTAGCCTGTGATTGGCGAGCCGCCATTATTTGAGGGTGCTGTCCAAGACAGATTCACTTGGGTTGGAGAAACTGCAGTTGCTCCAAGACCTGTTGGAGAGCCAGGGGCAGTAAGTGCAGATGATGATGTTGGTTGGACTACAACCTCGTTTGATGGTTGGGCACTGGTGCCAAACGCAGTAACAGTGTAAACGCGGTATAGGTAAACTTGGTTTGTGGTAAGGCCTGTGTGAGAATATGTCGGATTGGTGTTTTGCGTGTTATCCACTAGTGTGGTGTAGCTGCCCGAGCCGATTCGGTATTCAATTTTGTATCCAGTAATTGGGTATCCTCCAGAGTTTGCAGGTGCAGACCATGACAAATTTGCCTGAGTAGGGGACGCTGCAACTCCTACCAGATTTGTCGGGGCGCCAGGCAATGTTCCAGTTGATGATGAGGACGGAGTGGCAGACACTTCAGATGATGGATTGCTGGTGCCAATGGAGTTGATTGCAGAGATTTTGTACGTGTATGTATTGCCAGATGTTAATCCAGTGTGGGAATAATATGTAACGGATTGGCTGCCGGTGTTTGCAACCAAAATAGAATAGCTGCCCGAGCCGATCTTGTATTCAATTTTGTAGCCGGTGATTGCCCCACCGCCATCGTTTGCAGGGGGATTCCAGAAAATGTTTACTTGGGTGGAAGAAATGGCAGTGGCACTAGGGTTTGTGGGCGGGTCAGGGGCGGTTGCGGCAAACGCAGACCCAAATGAAACAACAATGATAACGTAGGATAATACCAGTAGTGATTTGTTCAAATCTAGTCAGAACAAGCGTTCCAAGATTGATAAACACTTGGAATAAATCATCAGTGATCTTTTGATAAAACTAAACTACATCAGACGCTTTGCTGGCAAAGTCGGAATCGTACCATGTTGTTTGGTACTTGCCTGATTTCGGTATGATGTTAATAGCAATGTGTGAAAACGTTTTCCCGGATACAGAGCCGTGCGTGTGCAGTGTGTTTTTTGGAATGTAGGCAATGTCTCCAGAGATCAGCTTTAGTGTGCGGGTCTTTTTTATTTTAAAGTGGGACTTTTTGTTGCCTAGTTTTTTGAAAAACTCAAGGCTTCCTGTGCCTGCAGTTACAATTAGAATTTGGTTGCCGTTGTGCTTGTGTAGTTTTGTTTTTGCATTATTTTTGAAATAGACGTGGTATATGTCATGACCTTTGGACTTTATGGTAGAAGAAATGTCCTTCATGTGGACTGGGCCTGTAAACCAGTCAGGGCTTATCGTTCGTCTATTCCCAGAAGTATAGATGTTTGACTTCATTGTTTTTTGTTTGAATGGTGTCGATATAATGTTATTTTTGGTACGATTCCAGTGATTCTTTTTGATAATAAATTATGCAAGACTCGCAAAAAGAATCCCACTCACCAATTCCCTTTTTTGCAAAATAATCCATACACCACGAATATGGCGGGACTTTTCGGTACTGGAACTGTTGTATTGTGTAAATGTCCTTTATATCAAAGAGGTTGCTGCACCTGGTGCATTTTGCAGTCTTTTTCATATCAACAATATGAGTTGATTTTTTCCAGTGCTGGCTTTATTTTGTCCAGGTCTTGTTCTGCGGAATTTTTGTCCGTGATTAGCTCGGAATAGAATGCATCGGAGTTTATTTTGGAAATATCAGACTGGTAACATGTGAGTGCTTTTTCGATTACCGATATGTCTGGCTCTAGGGCTTTGAGTGATTCAGAGTTTTGTAGTCCGTCGTTGATTTTTGCAATGATTGATTCTGCCTGCTTGTAGGACTTCATTGCCTCTTGCTCTATTATCTGTGCAAACATTGGCGCATCCTTGATTTCAGGCGATTTTCTAATGTTGCGTAGCCTTTTTTTGTAATGGTGTAATGCTCGCAGCACCAGCTCGTATCCACCTTCCTCTTTGAGATAGATTCCGCCAAGCCATACATGCGACATGAGTTTTGGCAAAAATCCACCACTTGTAAATGTCACGCATAATCCAGAACGCTTGATATCACATCTAATACGTGCTGATATTCCGGCGTTGCGGGATCTCCCCGAATGACCAGCGTTCCGTTTTTGTGGAATGAGGCCTTGATGTCCTTTACCCTGGTGTGAATCCTAAAGGACTCCATGATTGACGGCTCTTCTGCATTATAGAATACGACGTTAAAGTCGGCCTTGAGTCGGTTTGTTATTATGACAAAATCGTCTTGCGATATTTTTCTGACAAACTCCATGCAGTGTGTGGATGTATTGAACAACATATCTCTATTATGCTATTTTTGCATAATATCAGAAAATGGTCGTTACAACAAAGATGTACCACGGAATGGTCAAAGAATCTGAAATCTCACAAATTGGGAAAGTCGATCTAGAGATGCGAAAAAAGGTCCTGGTTCAATAAGTTACCAGAGTCCCCCGCCGCCTTCGTCGGTCATTTTCTTGGCAGGCAGGTGTCCGTGAGCCTTGTTTATGTGGCGCTTTAATCGCTCTGGGTCGTGCAGTTCCAGTCCGCAGGTCTTGCATTTGGTTTCATTTGTTTCCTGTTTTTTCTTGAATAGGCCCATTGTTTTTGGTATGGCTGTAAAATCCGTTATAAATTATTCTCAATAGATTTTAGGCTGTTTTTTGTGGATCAGTCTGTGAAATGTCAGTGTTTGTGCAATTGCAGTGTAGAATTTGAGCCAATAGACAGAGAAAAGCTGCTCAACACCATACAACATGGCAGACTGGACAGAAAACAAATCGAGTTTGCGATGAAAAGACTAGACAGTACAATATGTGAGACGTGTTTTGTTGGAAAACACAGGACTAGTTTTTCTGATTTAGTGTGATTACTGGCGTGAGGGGATTTACATAGATGAGTCCGCCCTCATCCCCAGAAGAGATTGCCTCTATGACTAGATCTTTTTGTGAATTTTTGCAGATTATTTGTAGTGTTGATCGTGGAACGTAAAAAGACGAGCCGGACAATTTTGAATTAGAATTCATCTCAGATATGGAATAGTTTTGGATTCCTGCCTGCTCCAGCCTTGTCTTTATCTGTGTCAAATGCGCATTACGAATTACAGTATCAATTCTTAGCAATCATTTTCATGACAAATACAACTATAAAAAAGACAGATTGACTGATTAGCGCAATCTATGCTCTTGGCAGTAGATTGTGAATGTAACATGCAAAAAGTACGAACAAATGATGCATATAGAGAAGATAAACAAAATATAGTTCAAGACTTGGAATCCAATATGGGAAAAAGCATCAGCTGTAAAGATGCTGGAAAAACTTGTGGCTGGTCTGCAACCGCTGAATCCGAAGATGCGTTGCTAAAGATCACGTTAGAGCACGTAAAAGAACATCATAAGGAGTTAACAATCAATTCAGAGCTTGCAAAGAACATCAAATCAATAATGAAAGATACAAAATAACAAACCCGAATAATTTTACGTTATGATGGTTTGTCTTCCTCGCAGCATCAAAATCATTTAATTTTAAAAAACAACCAATTCTTTTCTTGCGGTTTAAAATGCAACAGGTAATATTTACCACATAGTTTTTGGCCTTTAATGTCAATGACTAGCTTTCTTTTGTCTTGTTCTATAATCTCAAAAGTTCCTCTATCCCAGATGTGGACTGTACCTGCACCATAATTCCCCTCAGGAACTTACCCTCAAAAAGTGCATATTCTATTGGATGGTCCGGGACCTATACTGCCAGTCGTTTTTCTCCTATTTTTTGAGGTGGAGTCTTTGGCAATGCCCAGATTTTCAGTGTGTTGTTGAGTTCAAATCTTAAATCCCAATGCCGTCGTGTTGCAGCATGTTCTTGTGCAATTGTTTCTGGCGGAAGCAAATTTTCAGCGTCCTCTAGTGACTCATTTTGCAGAATCCGGATTTGCAAGATACATGAAATATTATGTGGTCATTTGTTTATAGAAAATTCAAAATATTTTAGCATTAGTAACAGAAACCTTTAATCAAACAAACCTAATGTCTTCAATAATTGTACAAAATAGATCTAATTTTGGTAATATCGATTATTTTTCTTACTCCAAACATCATACATGCACAAGAACAACCAAACAAACCGCTTACATACAATGTTGGAATTCAGCTAGAAAATATCGGCTCAATTGACAGACAAAACGGCTCGTACGAGCTAATTTTTTGGGTAACTCTAACCTCTGATGAAATTAATTTTACAAAAAACCCACCGCCACAAGAATTTGATTTTACCAATGGCTATGTTGAAGAAATCACAGGACTTACAACAGAACCACATTTTCACAAATTCAAAGTAAGAGGCGTTTTCTACAATGACATGGATTTTAGAAACTATCCGTTTGAGAACATTGATCTTGCAATACACATGGAACCGTACTATCCAAACACGCAAGACAAGCTAGTCTTTACAGTAAATTCAGAATACAGCGGAATAAGCAACTCAAAAACAACTAGCGTTCCAGGATGGGAGCTAAGCAATCCGCAATTTACCGTAAGCACGGGATATTATCCATGGGGCGAGTTTTCCCATTTTGAGGCTCACTATGATGTTGGCACTTCGGAATTTTTGGCATTTATGAAAAAACTATTCCCAGTTGCAATACTGATGGGATTTTCTTTTGCATCGTTTTTGTTATCACCTAAAAACCAGGCAGAAAGACTGGCAATGATATCTGCAGCATTACTATCTGCAATTTTCTTTCACACCGGATATCTGCTCACAGAATTACCGCCATTAGGATATACGACGTTTGCAGACAAAATCATGATAGTTGCCTATGTGTTCTTTATTTTGTGCCTAATTCCGACACTTTTGACAAGATATTATTCGGAAATCAAAAAACAAGAGTTTACAGTAGAACAACAAATACTCTTGGACAAAAAGGCAGTAATTAGAACACCAATAGTTTCGTTTGCCTTGTTCATGGTCATCTATTTTCTTTTGTAAATTCTTAGATTTGTCATAAAGAGCAGGGTAATAATTTATAAAATATTTACAAAATTCTATTATTCAAGAAACAGAAAACTAGTCGTTATGAATCAAGAATTAACCCTAGATTATCAAGCGGATTTAGAGTGTGAAGAGCGATGAAATTAGAATTACGGCAAGAAATAGTCCAATTTGAAATTTCATCAACAATAATGATCAAGATTATGATTTAACTTCTCTCCAACAAATCCTAACCTGCGTCATAATCTAGTGCATGATCAAATTTGTTCGAAAAGTACGGATTTTTCCCTCACAGGAGGGGGGCTTTGCATTTTTACTCTTTATCGATGAATTCGTCTGCTGTTGGTGGCTCTGGTGACAGACCCTTTCTCTTTCTAGTATCTGCAATCAGGTTTGCTTGGATTGATTTTGGCATTGGAGTCCAAGCTTTGAAGTGAGTGTTCCACATTGCCTTTCCAGCAGTCTGGCCCCTCATTACCTCTGAGATATCAAATGTCTCAGAAGCCGGAATTTCTCCAGTAATGATACTAGTGACACCTTTTTGCTGCATATCAAGTACCTTGCCGCGTTTTCCAGAAAGTACTGTTGCAACATTTCCAATCATGTCTTGCGGCACTCTGACCTCAATTCCAAGCATTGGTTCCAATAAAATTGGGTTTGCCTTGAGCATTGCTGCCATGCATGCGCGTCTTGATGCTGGCGATAATTGCGATAGACCTCTGTGCGCAGTGTCCTCGTGGGGCACAAAGTGGGTAAATGTGAACTTGCAGTTTCGCACCTGTTCTTTTGCAAGCGGACCTTCCTTCATTACCTCTTCAAATCCAGACAGAATAGAATCAGATGATTCCTGAATAAACTGGACACCTTTGGTGCCGTTGATCATGATATTTCCTCGCGAGTCAAATCTCATTACACGCTTTGCGGTATCGGTGTCCCAGCCCTTTGACTTGAGAAGGTTTTCCATTTCCTTTTTGTCCTTCATTTCAGATAGTTGTCCTGCGCGAATCATATCTGCAATTTCTGGCTCTAGTGGCTCTACTTTCATGAAAATCTTGTTGTGCCTGTTTGGTGATTTTGACATTACAACTTCAGATTCATTCTGAATTGTCTCTCTATAGTTGATGAGTGGCTGCGATGTTACTATTTGCACGCCGGCATCAGCAATTAGTGAGGTGGCAATTTCTAGGTGCAACACACCCATTCCAGCAATTACTGTTTCGCCAGATTCTTCGTTGATTTTGACGACTAGGTTTGGATCCTCGATTGTGATTCTTCGCAGTGCCTCGACTAGTTTGGGCAGGTCTTTAGGATATTTTGCCTCGACTGCGATTTGCACGACCGGCTCTGAGACATATTTGATTCCTTCAAAGATTGCAACGTCTTTAACAGTAGATAATGTCTGTCCCGCTCGAGCTTCAGTTAATCCAAGCAACGCCGGAATGTTTCCTGCTCCCAATTCTCCGACCATTTCTCTTTGGTTGCCCATGAAAAAGTTCACAGATTGGATTTTTCCTTCTCGTTTAGTATCAATTAGGTGTACTGGCATTCCGTCTTTTAGTGTGCCAGAGAATAATCTACCAATGGCCACAGGACCGGCTGCAGGATCCATTGCCATATTTACAATCATCATTACTGCAGGTCCATTGTCATCGCAATTCAGAATCGCTTTGCCAATGTCGGATTCTAAATCACCCTTCCAGATTTTTGGAATTCTGTACTTTTGTGCTACGTGTGGTGGTGGGTGGTGCTTTACAACCATGCCAAGGACTGCTTCTGCCAGTGGTGCTTTCTTTGCCAAGTCATCCACATTTGCTCCGTCCTGGTATGCCGCGTAAATGTCCTTAAACGAAATTCCTTTTTCCTTCATCACGTCAATGTTAAAGCCCCATCTGTCCTTGGCAGAGCCAAACGATACAGAGCCGTCCTGAATTGAGACCTTCCACTTTTCCTTGTATTCAGGTTCTGCATAGGTATCAATTAGTCCGTTAAAAGTAGAAACAATGTTTGCAAGCCATTCTTGCATTTTGTCTGGCGTCAATCTCAGCTCTTTGATGAGTCTGTCGATTTTGTTGATGTACAGTACTGGCCTGACTCGCTCTTCTAGCGCTTGTCTAGTTACAGTTTCAGTCTGAGTCATAATTCCTTCTACAGAGTCTGATACCACAACTGCACCGTCGATTGCTCTGAGGCTTCTGGTGACACGTCCGGTAAAGTCAATGTGGCCAGGAGTATCAATCATGTTTACGACGTATTCCTTGTCGCCTTTTTCAAAGAGTAGTGTAACGTTTGCCTGCACAATTGTCATCTGACGGTCTTGTTCAAGCTTCATTGAATCCAAGGCAAGTGCTCTGCCTGCTGCCTGAGGAGAGATGATTCCCGCATATCCTAGTAGATTGTCACTCATGGTTGTCTTGCCATGGTCTACGTGAGCAATTACACCAAAGTTGCGGATGTTTTCCTTGTTTTTGATGATCTTTAGGATCTGCTCTGTTGCCTTGTACTTCATATTTGATTGGGTTTTTTTCGGAGGTGTATTAAACCTTATTTCTGTCCGATCATGTTTTGATAGCTAATAGATCATGCCAGAGCTTGCAGCTCGGACTTTCTTTTGTGATACAAAATAACAATCGCGGATTTTCTTTTTTCGTGCCAATTCCAGCGGGATCATCTGCGTGACAAAAATATAAAACAAGACCTGTGACATTGCATCATCATTAATTGATGGATGATACACGTGCAGGCCTAGCTTTGTCAGATGTGTTGCCAGCTTGGAATTGTGCTTGTTTTGCCGCTCTAGAATAATTACGGTATCACCGGGTTTTGCAGAAAACAAGCCCATGTGGGAGAATTGCTCCAGTCTTTCATAGTGCGAGTCAACACCCAAGATTTCGCCTAGCTTGGCAGATGCATACATTGCAATTGGATACGTGTGCTGGCTACCAAGGAAATAGATTTTGTTTTGTGGTTTGATTTTTTTAGATTGGGCAGATGCTTGTGAGAATATTTTTTTGGCATTTTTTATTTTGAACTTGTGCACCAAGGAAATGCACGTCAGCGCACTTGCCAAGAACCCAATACTGCCAGAGGTCAAAACCCCAGAGTCAAAATAATCAAGCGTTATGACATTTCGGCATAGCTTGGCAAGCTTGCTTGTGCTGTTTTTTGTTATTGCGGTTTTGTGCAATACCAGTTTTGCCGCCCCAATATTGGATATTGTGTTGCCTGAAACCGATACAAAATAGGCATGCCTTTTGTCTGCAATGGTTTTGTTTTTTGCAAGCTCCAGCGGGTCGCATGATTTTATACCATAATTAGAAAATGCCTCTGCAAGCATTGCCGCACATAACGAATCCCCGCTTCCAATAAAGAGGGCATTTTTTGTTATTTTTTGCGGCTTGAATTTTTTCAGATAATCCAGTTGCAATAACAAATCGTTTGCATATGCGTCAATTGTGTTCATGAACCGAGTGCAAAAACGTACCTTATGTGCTTGGCGATGAAAACTTTGTTTGGATAAATCGAACATCCTACTCTATATCGTAGTGGAATCATCACTGCACTCTAATGCTAAAGCAAAAGTCAAGACATGAGATACTAGTAACTGCAGAGGATCTAATGAAGCGCCCAATTGCGATGGATGCAAAAACCACCATACATAACGCGGCAGAGACGATTTTGGATTTTGATATTTCAGGAGTCATAATAGAGTCGGACCAGGCAAGGCACCTATCACAAAAAGGAATAGCCCAGGCATTACTAGAAAACGACAAGAGCATCAAGTCTGTTTTGGCGCTAGAAAGAACGCGCGAGCTGGCACTAGTCGACAGATTTTCCCCAGTTTCAAATTGTGCAGACCTGATGCTAAAGCTTCGAATCAACGCACTAGGAGTCAAAGACGGCTTACGCCTAGTCGGCATAATCACAAAACATGACCTAGTCAAGTATTTTGAGCAAAGCATTGTCGATGAGACAAATCTCTCAGAGATAATGTCGGTTGGCAGTTTTTTTGTTCCGCATACGGCCACACTGTATGATGCACTGTACAAGATGCTAGACAGTGGAATCTCACGCCTGCTAGTCAAGGATGACTCGGATACACCAGTAGGAATTGTGACCTACAAGAGCTTCCTCAAGACGGCAATGTACCACTCTAACCAGTCAAAGGACGCAGTCTTTTCACAGAACTTTGGCAGAGCCTACAAGGTTGGCCAAATAATGACCAAACAGATAATCTCCGTATCAGTCAACACCAGCATCGCCAAGGTAGCAAAGATACTAGTCGATTATCGAGTTCATGGTGTGGCAGTAACCCACAAGCAAAGAATAGTAGGGTTTGTGACTGAAAAAGACATTACGCGCCAGCTTGCAAAAATGGCCTAATTATTATTACCACATCAAAAAGACCAAAAACATGAAGATAACTATCGGCCACACTCCAGACTCGGATGATGCATTCATGTTTTATGGAATGCTCACAGGAAAGGTACCATCAGATGATTTTACAGTTCAACATGTTATTGCAGACATTGAGGAGTTAAACAAAAGAGCGCTAACTGACGAGCTTGATGTTACGGCGGTGTCTGTCCATGCCTGTGCATATTTGCCAAACCATACAATACTGCGAAGTGGTGGAAGTTTTGGAATCGGCTATGGCCCAATAGTCATTGCAAAAAACAACATGCCGCAAGAGAAAATTGCCAAGTCAAAAATTGC from Candidatus Nitrosotenuis aquarius encodes:
- a CDS encoding SIS domain-containing protein, which translates into the protein MNTIDAYANDLLLQLDYLKKFKPQKITKNALFIGSGDSLCAAMLAEAFSNYGIKSCDPLELAKNKTIADKRHAYFVSVSGNTISNIGAAKLVLHKTAITKNSTSKLAKLCRNVITLDYFDSGVLTSGSIGFLASALTCISLVHKFKIKNAKKIFSQASAQSKKIKPQNKIYFLGSQHTYPIAMYASAKLGEILGVDSHYERLEQFSHMGLFSAKPGDTVIILERQNKHNSKLATHLTKLGLHVYHPSINDDAMSQVLFYIFVTQMIPLELARKKKIRDCYFVSQKKVRAASSGMIY
- a CDS encoding CBS domain-containing protein — its product is MLKQKSRHEILVTAEDLMKRPIAMDAKTTIHNAAETILDFDISGVIIESDQARHLSQKGIAQALLENDKSIKSVLALERTRELALVDRFSPVSNCADLMLKLRINALGVKDGLRLVGIITKHDLVKYFEQSIVDETNLSEIMSVGSFFVPHTATLYDALYKMLDSGISRLLVKDDSDTPVGIVTYKSFLKTAMYHSNQSKDAVFSQNFGRAYKVGQIMTKQIISVSVNTSIAKVAKILVDYRVHGVAVTHKQRIVGFVTEKDITRQLAKMA
- a CDS encoding elongation factor EF-2, producing the protein MKYKATEQILKIIKNKENIRNFGVIAHVDHGKTTMSDNLLGYAGIISPQAAGRALALDSMKLEQDRQMTIVQANVTLLFEKGDKEYVVNMIDTPGHIDFTGRVTRSLRAIDGAVVVSDSVEGIMTQTETVTRQALEERVRPVLYINKIDRLIKELRLTPDKMQEWLANIVSTFNGLIDTYAEPEYKEKWKVSIQDGSVSFGSAKDRWGFNIDVMKEKGISFKDIYAAYQDGANVDDLAKKAPLAEAVLGMVVKHHPPPHVAQKYRIPKIWKGDLESDIGKAILNCDDNGPAVMMIVNMAMDPAAGPVAIGRLFSGTLKDGMPVHLIDTKREGKIQSVNFFMGNQREMVGELGAGNIPALLGLTEARAGQTLSTVKDVAIFEGIKYVSEPVVQIAVEAKYPKDLPKLVEALRRITIEDPNLVVKINEESGETVIAGMGVLHLEIATSLIADAGVQIVTSQPLINYRETIQNESEVVMSKSPNRHNKIFMKVEPLEPEIADMIRAGQLSEMKDKKEMENLLKSKGWDTDTAKRVMRFDSRGNIMINGTKGVQFIQESSDSILSGFEEVMKEGPLAKEQVRNCKFTFTHFVPHEDTAHRGLSQLSPASRRACMAAMLKANPILLEPMLGIEVRVPQDMIGNVATVLSGKRGKVLDMQQKGVTSIITGEIPASETFDISEVMRGQTAGKAMWNTHFKAWTPMPKSIQANLIADTRKRKGLSPEPPTADEFIDKE